The Candidatus Rokuibacteriota bacterium genome includes the window GTCCGCGCCGCGCAATCCCTCATCCTGCAGCCGTTTCATCCACTCGTTCACCCGATTTGGAAGCCTGCCGACAACGTCGCCCCAGTCGCCGACTGGTGCGTCATCGGAACGCGCCCGACAAACCAAATGGATGCTTCCCATTAGTGAGGCCGCATCCCTCGCAGCAGTCCGAGTCTTCATTTCGCTCTGAACCGGCCATGAAGCCGTAACGACGAAACGGCCTCCGATTATTCCGCTTAGCAGTGCCTCCCAGCCTTCCGTTGTCTTGTGCGCGAAAACTACGCATGCGATGCCCTCTTCCGTGAGGACACGACGTCCTTCCTCAAACGCCTGTCGCATGCATTCCTCGAAAAAGCGCGCATCTTTGATCTTCCCGTCAACGTCGTAAGCTTGATTCCACACACACTCCTGAAGTTTCGGCGTAAGGGCATTCAAACAATCGAAAGGGTCACAAAAGACAGGATCATCCGGGTTCGCGCGCCTTAGCCAGCAGTAGAAGAAATCCGACAGGTCCGCATACGGGACAGAATCGTAGTAAGGGGGGTCCGTGAACCAAACCTGGACACCGTGATCTGGCAACGGAAGTCCCCGCGCATCAGCGAGTTGCACTTGGCCGACCTCCCTTATGCTTACTGAAGTATTTTCAAGGACCTTAAGGACCCATTCAACCGCGTTATCCATGCCGCCAGACCACGCACTTGCTGGATTCGCCTCACAGAAGTCCCATACAAGCTGGAGCGCCTGCTTTGAAAAGGAACCCGTGACAGTATCCCGCGTCGAGTCCAGTCGGCAACAGCTACTCCAGCGGTCCACGCACCGGCTGAGTATGATAAGCAAACAACGTCCTATTGCCTGGTCCAGGCCTGTTCCCGCGCTCCCACGTTTCCGAAGAAAATCAACAGCTGCCGCCAGAATGACCCTCTGCCTCGCCAAGTGGCAATCGGAAAACGCCTTCATCCCGTACCGCGTTACCGCTGACAGACCACGTGCGTTCGGCGAGGGGCGGACGGGGTTCAGCGGCTCGTCGGGTAGAACTGAGCGGCCCTCAGGATATGTCTGCCGCTTGAGATCCTCGTCAAGCGATCTGGCCCGAGACACAGGGATAAGGTCAGAGTCCAGAGGAGCACGGAACCCACGTCCCGCATCATCGCTCGTGGCAATGGCAATAAGTCTCGCAGAATTCGTGCCTCCACCTTGACTTCTTAACTGCGCCTCAATACGAGTTCGGGGCATAACGGACGAGCAGGCGGGACACACTGCTTTTCCACCCGCAACAGTTCCTCCTCCCACAGTGTCCGACCCTGCGGGGGTAAAGACCTCGATTTGGATAGTCGGCATTTGGTTCTTATGACGAACTACTCCAAGGCGCAAGGCCCAAGGTCGATTCTCGCGACGTGACAGCCACAAGGTACGAAGAAGGGGGAAGATCGCTCCACATTCGGGTGCTTCACAGCGCACTACTCTTGACCAAAGATAGGCGGTCGCTAGCCTCGATTTTCACGCTACCAAAAGGACTAACATTGTGAGGCGGTCGTCAGGGAATTTCGAACCGGAGCTGGCGGCCATTCCACCACGGGACGGCGGTGCGCTCGTCGAGCAGGCCCGAGGCGATCAGGATGGGGTTGTGGGCGCGTCGTGGCAGTTCCACCACCACCTCGGTCGCCGTGACCTGGACGTGAGCGGGACTTTTCAGGAATCGCCGCCAGATCTGACGCGGCTGCGCGCGCTCGAAGCCGCGGAGCTTGTGGGCCAGGAGGCGATACAGCCCGGTCGCCATCGTGGTCAGCAAGACATCGAAGCTGACGTTCAAGGCGACGGCCGAGCTCAGCGCGTCGAGGTGGAGGAAGTCCACGGCGTCGGCCAAGCCGTTCTCGATGAGCATGCGCCGGGCGTACCGGATGATCAACGCCGACGGGGTGGCGTGGAAATCGTTGGTCAAGAGCACGGTCGGCTGTTCGTGGCCCAGGTCCTTGATGAACAGCTGGCGCAGCGGAGCCTTGCCGTAGGCGCGCAGGTGCACCCGCTGGTCGATGACCTTGGGCGTTTGGTAGAGCCGTTGCGGCACATCCAGATGCACGGTGCGCCACGCCGCGCGGGGCTGCAGGGCCATCTCCCGCAGCAGGCCGGGCGAGCGCCGGCGCAAGGTGATGAAGATCACCCCCAAGGCGTTCAACTCGGCCAGCTTGCGGTAGGTGGTGAGCTGGGAGTCGAACACCAGGTGCGGCGGCGGCTTGCCGGTCTGCCGTGTCCAGAAGCGCACGAACGCCAGCACCTCCGCCGCCTCCTCGCCCTTGCGCAGGTCCGCGTTGCAGTAGCACAGCACCCGCGTGTCGCCGTCCTGGGCCAGGAAGGCCAGCACGCTCTTCTGCCGGCGACTGCGCCGGGAGACGTAGTGCTTCTCGATGAATTCGTCGGCACCAAAGAACGGGATCGAGTGGAAATCCAGATTGAACGAGCGGCCGGGCAGAAGCTGCTGCTCCCGCAGGGTCCGCACCCAGCCCTCCAGCAGCGTGACCAAGCGCCGGGGACCGAGGCGGCTGGAGTACTGGCTGAGGAAGGTGGTCTTGGGCAGCACGTTCAGCCCGGTCCACAACCCCAGGCCCTCGTCGAAGACCAGGTCCATGACGTGACTCTTGCGTTCGGTACTCGTCAGCTTGAGCGCCAGGGTGGCCCGCACCGCATGCGCCGCGGGAATCATCCGCGTGCCGGGCAGGCCCGCCGCGGCCACCAGCGCCTCCAGGTCCAGGCGCACCAGCCACGGCACGAACACGAACAGGCCCCCCAGGGCGGTCGCAAACCGGCGCGGAGCGAGGTGGAACTGCCGCACGTCGGCCACGGCGGCCCGCTCGGGTCGCGGGCGCTGGGGCCGCTCCTCGTCGCGGCGGCGCGGCAGCCGGGCGAAGCCCTCGGCGCGCAGCACCTCGTGAATCGCGGTGAGGCTGAGGGGGTGCCCCTGCTGGGTCAGGGCATCCAGGATGTCGTAGATCGAGAGGTTCTGCTTCCGCAGAGCCACGATGAGCGGCCGGGCCGGGTCCTTCTTCGTCCGGACCTGCGGCCCCCGGGGGATGTCGCGGAAGAAGTCCCCCAGCGCCCCGTGGCGGAATTTGTGGCAGAGCACCCGGAAGGCCCCGGTGGTGTAGCCGAAGGACTGGGCGGCCACGGCGGAGGGCCAGCCGTCGACGATGTAGGCGCGCAAGGCCTCGTACTGCCGCTGGCGCGGATGCCGGGGCTCCAGGAAGAAGCGGTCGTCCAGCGTTATCCCATTGGGTGAAGGCATCATCCATGAGTCTACCAGTAACAACATCCTGGGCCGTCAAGAAAAATCGCCCCCTACGCCTTGGGGCTGGCGCCTTCCCCCTCGGGAGAATCCCCGACCGGCCCGCGCCCCGCGACACGCCCATCACGGCACTCTTCTGCCGGTCGTTCTGCAAGACCCGCAGTTTCTCTACACCGAATGACATAACTCTATTCGTGAGACATCTCCCCGCTATCTGCGCTCAGCGAGCGGGGGGCCGAGCCAAGTTTGTTAGCTCCACTCCGTCGCGTGAAAATCGAGGCTAGCCGGTCGTCTGGACCAACTGGATAGAGATTACTTTTCATTAAGTGCTCCTTCAAGGAGACCGCCTCTTGACGGACACGTTCGGCGAGTTCTAAGCCGTATCGTGGGACGTCCTCTAGAAGCACCTTTAGGATCAGGCAGGCAACCGGGTTCAGGTCGCTGGCGAACGTCTCGCACCCGAGGCGCAGGGCTTCTAGGGGGATTGAGCCGCCGCCCGCAAAGGGGTCCACGACCAGGGGAAGTTCCTCCCCATGGGCTGCCCTGACTAGGGCGCGTGCGGCCTCCAAGAACACCGGGTCGGCAGAGGCGTCCCAGTTGGCGAAGTCGGCGATGAACTTGAGAAGCGCCCGACGGAGATCGAGGTCGGTGGCTCCTCTCGGTTGGGGCAGTGGTCGCCTCAGGGCCGTACGTGCGTTGGTCTTGAACTCATCCGGGCAATGAGAGTCGGCCGGG containing:
- a CDS encoding DUF1156 domain-containing protein, giving the protein MIPKECKRLAEVDFPIAEVSRHSAREKSIRHGHPSTLHLWWARRPLAACRAMLLALLLPDPADSHCPDEFKTNARTALRRPLPQPRGATDLDLRRALLKFIADFANWDASADPVFLEAARALVRAAHGEELPLVVDPFAGGGSIPLEALRLGCETFASDLNPVACLILKVLLEDVPRYGLELAERVRQEAVSLKEHLMKSNLYPVGPDDRLASIFTRRSGANKLGSAPRSLSADSGEMSHE